One Edaphobacter flagellatus genomic region harbors:
- a CDS encoding DOMON domain-containing protein has translation MLYLKLLSVGPVSMVILVRVGITFSLYFFLLISLPVRLIAQMVTGAKMPGYAEAFGLNASEQAADYTVQEIAVKAGSDTMANVLLPDEKLVLTYRFTNKTKQRLHAHGMFQLIRYQTAVAVGDIWVPHVSKLAEEGVTLFEVNLAPEGFQDVTVRPAVPERFGGYVLIADLTGHGRAFASALVRSIQPDTGRVQYPTYALDATWPQYMNEGVLVLFEKLGIKGMRLGASYAPESAPEYMKNMQELDRYMQWVQKHDVTAMLTLDNGSMTTQPLGRPRPWLSSESKMLKTKSDMAWLPSYDKDFQDWVQRISTNYGWPKGNVNAVELWNEPWESISISGWGADIPRYQEIFTHMALGVEAARAKAGVKVLIGGTCSSSNARDKLFADGTDKYLKWLDFVSVHYQMLSADPSEVPEWMNRKSEYGPVRVWDTESWIANSEDRVAGVIASMRAQGQSRTAGVYGGNVYDSHNVRLDGQVYPVVQAWVPAAAVAATQKFIGQRAFNRLLFQNGLPWIFVFDGISTGEKQAQEEDGTVVVLGDLKALYDPNRTVFRSVKLLPDAELTVSNQGHFIRAYDFYGNEIQSDSDTIHVPLNGRGYFLRGDGRIGSFARLLAELKNANVTGYTPVEIIAHDMMTPVDQGSTLRLSLTNILNRPVTGQIHVALEGLKFVIAHQTISLAANETKDILFSIANEKPVASNTYNLSAEFDGIDGHSVLREEVHVNQIAHRTIQVDGDLADWRGVLPQVMPGSGIGVNMTEEAWLPFTDFSQGVTNGISTVYLAYDDTNFYFAAKISDTTSDPGMLRFAKRDDDSYFYPDRAEDTDGKMLTWPANTRHYSYRKHFDVPSGSGEHDNVQIAFNVLKDKPWLPHPLGVMPHFITYWDTDYEYALNPIADTYGGGAEIWRLQSPGMPRKHFFPRQPRSPVDGGPVTGQLVIRRQDNTRLVEAAIPWSEMPAVRALIAAGKPVKFTCRVNDNKGPAHELAADRSVSITNSITFHDDWKTHWANELEFSAEQ, from the coding sequence ATGTTGTATTTAAAGCTACTGTCGGTGGGTCCTGTTTCTATGGTGATATTGGTGCGCGTTGGCATTACTTTTTCTCTCTACTTCTTCCTGTTGATTTCACTCCCAGTGCGGTTGATTGCACAGATGGTGACTGGGGCCAAGATGCCTGGCTATGCAGAAGCTTTTGGTTTAAATGCAAGTGAGCAGGCTGCGGATTACACGGTTCAGGAGATAGCTGTAAAGGCCGGGAGCGACACCATGGCAAACGTGCTTTTGCCAGACGAGAAGCTTGTGTTGACTTATCGCTTTACCAACAAGACTAAACAAAGGCTGCACGCGCATGGAATGTTCCAGCTTATTCGGTATCAAACGGCTGTAGCGGTTGGAGATATCTGGGTCCCACATGTCTCGAAACTAGCCGAAGAAGGCGTGACGCTATTCGAGGTCAATCTTGCGCCAGAGGGATTTCAGGATGTCACCGTACGCCCAGCAGTACCAGAACGTTTTGGGGGATATGTCCTGATTGCGGACCTCACCGGGCACGGCAGAGCTTTTGCCTCGGCGCTGGTGCGCTCGATTCAACCGGACACAGGACGCGTTCAGTATCCAACCTATGCTCTGGATGCGACATGGCCACAGTACATGAATGAAGGCGTGCTGGTGCTCTTTGAAAAACTAGGTATTAAAGGGATGCGACTAGGAGCATCCTATGCGCCGGAGAGTGCTCCTGAGTATATGAAGAATATGCAGGAGTTGGATCGTTACATGCAGTGGGTGCAAAAGCATGATGTCACTGCCATGTTGACACTCGATAACGGCAGTATGACGACGCAGCCGTTGGGTAGGCCACGCCCGTGGCTTTCTTCAGAAAGCAAGATGCTGAAGACAAAGTCGGACATGGCGTGGCTGCCGAGCTACGACAAAGATTTTCAGGACTGGGTGCAACGCATATCCACGAATTACGGATGGCCCAAGGGAAATGTGAATGCGGTCGAGTTATGGAACGAGCCGTGGGAGAGTATTTCCATTTCAGGTTGGGGTGCGGATATCCCTCGTTATCAGGAGATATTCACGCACATGGCTCTTGGAGTGGAAGCTGCGCGTGCAAAGGCCGGAGTGAAGGTTCTGATTGGTGGTACGTGTTCGTCGTCTAATGCACGGGACAAGCTCTTTGCGGATGGTACGGACAAATATTTGAAATGGTTGGACTTTGTCAGCGTGCACTATCAGATGCTCTCGGCGGACCCCTCGGAGGTTCCAGAGTGGATGAATCGGAAGAGTGAGTATGGCCCGGTTCGTGTGTGGGATACAGAGAGCTGGATTGCTAATTCGGAAGACCGTGTCGCTGGAGTTATTGCGTCGATGCGTGCGCAGGGACAGTCGCGCACGGCTGGGGTGTATGGCGGAAACGTCTATGACAGCCACAATGTTCGACTTGATGGTCAGGTCTATCCTGTAGTGCAAGCATGGGTGCCAGCTGCTGCAGTTGCCGCGACACAGAAGTTTATTGGGCAGCGTGCATTCAACCGTCTTCTCTTTCAGAACGGACTGCCCTGGATTTTTGTTTTTGACGGGATATCTACTGGGGAAAAGCAAGCGCAGGAAGAGGATGGAACGGTTGTCGTTCTTGGTGACCTCAAGGCGCTCTACGATCCAAATCGTACGGTCTTTCGTTCGGTAAAACTTTTACCAGATGCAGAGCTGACCGTATCGAATCAGGGCCACTTTATTCGGGCGTATGATTTTTACGGCAATGAGATACAGAGCGACAGCGATACGATCCACGTACCTCTGAATGGAAGGGGTTATTTTCTACGTGGTGATGGCCGTATCGGATCATTTGCAAGGCTTTTGGCGGAGTTGAAGAATGCAAATGTGACAGGGTACACGCCTGTTGAGATTATTGCTCACGACATGATGACGCCGGTCGATCAGGGATCCACGCTGCGTCTTTCATTGACCAACATTCTTAATCGTCCTGTTACAGGACAGATACATGTTGCGCTCGAAGGTTTGAAATTCGTAATAGCGCACCAGACTATATCCTTGGCCGCAAATGAAACGAAGGACATCCTATTCTCTATAGCTAACGAGAAACCTGTTGCAAGCAATACATATAACCTTTCCGCTGAATTCGATGGGATTGATGGGCATTCTGTATTGCGGGAAGAAGTTCATGTGAATCAAATCGCACATCGAACGATCCAGGTTGATGGAGATCTCGCTGATTGGAGAGGTGTGCTTCCGCAGGTAATGCCAGGTTCGGGGATCGGCGTCAATATGACAGAAGAAGCGTGGCTACCGTTTACAGATTTCAGTCAAGGCGTGACGAATGGAATTTCGACTGTTTATCTTGCTTATGACGATACCAATTTCTATTTTGCAGCCAAAATTTCCGATACCACATCCGATCCCGGAATGCTTCGTTTCGCCAAGCGTGATGATGACTCCTACTTCTACCCCGATCGTGCAGAAGATACTGATGGCAAGATGCTCACATGGCCTGCGAACACACGACACTATTCTTATCGCAAGCATTTCGACGTACCTTCAGGAAGCGGCGAACATGACAACGTTCAGATAGCCTTTAATGTTCTTAAGGACAAGCCGTGGTTGCCGCATCCTCTTGGCGTAATGCCGCACTTTATTACCTATTGGGATACGGATTATGAATATGCACTGAACCCAATAGCCGATACATATGGTGGCGGAGCGGAGATATGGAGATTGCAGTCGCCAGGAATGCCACGGAAGCACTTTTTTCCAAGACAGCCGAGGTCGCCTGTTGATGGTGGCCCGGTAACCGGTCAACTTGTTATTCGACGTCAAGACAATACGAGGCTTGTAGAAGCGGCTATTCCGTGGAGTGAGATGCCCGCAGTGCGCGCCCTGATCGCGGCTGGAAAACCAGTGAAGTTCACGTGCCGTGTGAATGACAATAAAGGACCAGCTCACGAGTTGGCGGCTGATCGCAGCGTTTCCATCACGAACTCAATCACATTTCATGATGACTGGAAAACGCATTGGGCGAATGAGCTTGAGTTTAGCGCTGAACAATAG
- a CDS encoding carboxypeptidase regulatory-like domain-containing protein, which translates to MKTIKTKLDERYLALREYLRLWLRASMFLALLLMMFLLNPHALRGQTGQGTIAGTVRDSSDAVVPDALVDVFNTATGVRQSAKTNGLGIYNVISLNPGVYEVTVTKTGFEKALTSSVTVSAAQATTVNVSLRAGRATEVVTVTSMDALLSKDTSDVTTTVDHAVVESLPYPERSSLEASLLVPGVNGDPLQPGGVATENPNAYTSYVVPGASISIGGAPPGTNSILVDGSDVTQGSYARAGVNLSGRDVQETTVVVTGLSAKYGRTSSGVIVQTSKPGTNEYHGAITWRHTDPYFNAFPLGNSAANALHENYYGFYIGGPVWLPKIYNGHDKTFFYVGVEPARMRNRFAFRGTFPTPDELSGHLHNSLALLNQSILKSQGYAAALAAPRIGTINYQSTVDANGFPNGPFSQSQIRSVPNDDVSQQLAKNPLAQFVLSQFPTPSNPGPYIKFDSPNADSQNDGTNAVYGRGVINEDNRYSFRIDHQFNNANQIFVRYTVIPVIATRFFAVDATNPLTIVPSDAARTHNIAVGYTHLFSNSVVNVFRYSFLRVNQQRLAPHSAQSQDYAAKYGLTPATFGKGFPSLGNLNANGVAYTMQMGVGNAAQQVDQNFIVGDDVTWTLGRHVFQFGVDVRWIQSNQYDLSGATGGKYTFSGNQTNNGAAGGAPLATFILGTISTFSNTPVTVPGYYRWRYYAGYFQDDWRVTPKLTLNLGVRYEVETPRSEKFNNQAYLAFTPGNLNGFATSTAFCFSGACGLPRSMWPTNFYGLEPRIGIAYAPTERMTVRAAYMMSRLPLSGYENVPDPNFNVSSQTVTYLSGGVSPNAITNYITNPVGPLTSAYTALNGNRGPILYSTGLAPVYISHSNAVPYSQTWSLTMQYQAGTKTLLQATYQGLKGTHLAGAFNGSNNPGNRNLNVPGVGQLVTAVQNHANLNFTSPNQWGITQNGALIPESNLQLLNPYQNFFNQPLPEVFPRIGTSEYNGFYASINQRFGSGFSLLANYSWSKSLDNVPNTNTGANSGGFGAALAQNPLDLSNEWAVASYDQPSRLKAGYVYQLPLGRGKRFDGHNWLVNQLIGNLTTSGIFTMGSGFPAQVVLGTSGYFTSFTPKGTAGCTTSGNNQYCSGGALPANFKLRPNIVPGVPLINKNWKQNVFNGQFVPYLNPAAFATPGSPNNPALGNAPRTLAGARSPRETMFDAMVSKGFSFTERYKVNVTGTFSNAFNHPVYYGSNGQLQSSVTTNNVTGVVTPVTSSTFGQFNAGQTAGMSRIIRVGAEFIF; encoded by the coding sequence ATGAAGACAATAAAGACCAAATTAGATGAGAGATATTTGGCGCTACGCGAATATTTAAGGCTCTGGTTGCGGGCGAGTATGTTTTTGGCCCTTCTTTTGATGATGTTTCTTCTGAATCCTCATGCGCTTCGGGGCCAGACGGGACAGGGAACGATTGCCGGAACAGTCAGGGATTCCAGCGATGCAGTTGTTCCCGATGCCCTTGTAGACGTATTTAATACTGCGACTGGTGTGAGGCAATCCGCGAAGACAAATGGCCTGGGTATCTATAATGTTATTTCACTAAACCCGGGAGTGTATGAGGTGACTGTCACGAAGACGGGTTTTGAGAAGGCACTTACAAGTTCCGTTACGGTAAGTGCGGCTCAAGCTACCACGGTAAATGTTTCATTGCGGGCTGGAAGGGCCACCGAAGTTGTAACAGTGACATCGATGGATGCACTCCTGTCTAAGGATACGTCGGATGTGACGACGACTGTGGATCATGCGGTGGTCGAAAGCCTACCCTATCCTGAGCGCAGTTCACTTGAAGCTTCCTTATTAGTACCCGGTGTTAATGGTGATCCTCTACAGCCAGGTGGAGTCGCGACAGAAAATCCGAACGCTTATACGAGCTATGTTGTGCCGGGTGCAAGTATTAGTATCGGAGGCGCTCCTCCTGGAACCAATTCGATTCTTGTGGACGGATCAGATGTGACACAGGGAAGTTATGCCAGGGCAGGAGTGAATCTCTCGGGCCGGGATGTGCAGGAGACGACAGTTGTGGTCACAGGTCTTTCTGCGAAATATGGTCGCACTAGTAGTGGCGTGATTGTACAGACCAGCAAGCCGGGGACGAATGAATATCATGGTGCAATCACGTGGCGACATACAGACCCTTATTTCAATGCATTTCCGTTAGGTAATAGTGCGGCGAACGCGTTACACGAAAACTACTACGGCTTTTATATAGGTGGCCCTGTGTGGCTCCCCAAGATTTACAACGGACATGATAAGACGTTCTTTTATGTCGGCGTAGAGCCAGCACGTATGCGGAATCGATTTGCGTTTCGAGGAACTTTCCCGACACCGGATGAGCTTTCGGGACATCTGCATAATTCACTGGCGTTGTTGAATCAATCGATTTTGAAGAGTCAGGGGTATGCTGCTGCATTAGCAGCGCCACGGATTGGAACGATCAATTACCAGTCGACAGTTGATGCCAACGGATTTCCGAATGGTCCTTTCAGCCAATCTCAGATTCGCTCAGTTCCGAACGATGATGTATCTCAGCAGTTGGCTAAAAACCCGTTAGCACAGTTCGTTCTGTCGCAGTTTCCAACGCCGAGTAACCCAGGGCCTTATATCAAGTTCGACTCACCAAACGCAGATTCGCAAAATGATGGAACGAATGCTGTGTATGGTCGCGGCGTAATTAACGAAGACAATCGCTATTCGTTCCGTATCGATCATCAATTCAATAATGCGAATCAGATTTTTGTGCGGTATACAGTGATACCGGTGATCGCGACCCGCTTCTTTGCTGTGGATGCGACTAATCCTCTGACGATTGTACCGAGCGATGCTGCGCGCACACATAATATAGCGGTTGGCTATACGCATCTCTTTTCCAACTCGGTAGTTAATGTATTCCGTTACTCCTTTCTGCGGGTTAATCAACAACGACTCGCCCCGCACAGTGCGCAGTCTCAAGACTATGCGGCGAAGTATGGTTTGACCCCAGCCACATTTGGCAAGGGCTTTCCCAGTCTTGGCAATCTAAATGCGAATGGTGTTGCATACACGATGCAGATGGGCGTGGGAAATGCCGCGCAACAGGTGGATCAAAATTTTATTGTTGGAGACGACGTAACCTGGACGCTCGGCCGTCATGTTTTTCAGTTCGGAGTCGATGTTCGCTGGATTCAATCGAATCAATATGATCTAAGCGGTGCGACGGGCGGTAAATATACCTTCTCAGGGAACCAGACGAACAATGGTGCGGCGGGCGGCGCACCCCTTGCTACGTTTATTCTTGGCACAATTTCTACTTTTTCGAATACGCCGGTCACGGTACCAGGCTACTATCGCTGGCGCTACTATGCGGGTTACTTCCAAGATGACTGGCGTGTAACGCCAAAGCTTACATTGAACCTTGGCGTGCGGTACGAAGTAGAGACGCCGCGTTCGGAGAAATTTAACAACCAGGCATATCTCGCGTTTACACCGGGCAATTTGAATGGATTCGCAACGTCAACCGCATTCTGTTTCTCAGGTGCCTGCGGTTTACCGCGTTCGATGTGGCCGACGAATTTCTATGGACTGGAACCGCGTATTGGTATCGCGTATGCGCCAACGGAGAGGATGACGGTTCGTGCTGCGTATATGATGTCGCGTCTTCCACTGAGCGGCTATGAGAATGTACCCGATCCTAACTTCAATGTCTCTTCACAGACAGTCACATATCTATCGGGAGGTGTTTCACCCAATGCCATCACCAACTATATTACCAACCCGGTGGGGCCGCTAACCTCGGCTTATACAGCATTGAATGGGAATCGAGGACCAATTCTCTATTCTACCGGCCTTGCTCCGGTATATATTTCGCATTCGAATGCCGTGCCGTATTCGCAGACATGGTCGTTGACAATGCAATATCAGGCAGGAACAAAGACTCTGCTGCAAGCTACATACCAAGGGTTAAAAGGAACACATCTAGCAGGAGCATTCAATGGATCAAATAATCCTGGAAACAGAAATCTGAATGTTCCAGGTGTTGGCCAGCTTGTGACTGCGGTACAAAATCATGCCAATCTGAACTTTACATCTCCAAACCAATGGGGGATTACGCAGAATGGTGCTTTAATCCCGGAAAGCAATTTGCAATTGCTCAATCCTTATCAAAATTTCTTTAATCAACCACTACCTGAAGTTTTTCCGCGTATTGGAACATCGGAGTACAACGGCTTCTATGCGAGCATAAATCAGAGGTTTGGGAGCGGTTTCTCATTGCTGGCGAACTACAGCTGGTCGAAGTCTCTGGATAATGTCCCGAATACGAATACTGGGGCGAACTCCGGTGGATTTGGTGCTGCACTAGCGCAAAACCCGCTTGATCTTTCGAATGAATGGGCCGTGGCTAGCTATGATCAGCCGAGTAGGTTAAAGGCAGGCTATGTCTACCAGCTTCCGCTTGGAAGAGGAAAAAGGTTCGACGGCCATAACTGGCTCGTGAATCAACTGATTGGCAATCTAACCACCTCGGGCATCTTCACGATGGGGTCGGGATTCCCGGCTCAAGTCGTGCTTGGAACTTCAGGCTACTTTACATCGTTTACCCCCAAGGGGACTGCTGGATGTACGACATCAGGAAATAATCAGTATTGCAGCGGAGGGGCGTTGCCTGCGAACTTCAAGCTGCGTCCGAATATTGTTCCGGGAGTTCCTCTGATCAATAAAAACTGGAAGCAGAATGTGTTTAATGGACAGTTTGTGCCGTATCTGAATCCAGCTGCGTTCGCGACACCGGGATCACCAAATAATCCTGCGCTGGGAAATGCGCCGCGTACACTAGCAGGCGCAAGAAGCCCACGTGAGACGATGTTTGATGCGATGGTCAGCAAGGGCTTCAGCTTTACTGAGAGGTATAAGGTGAATGTTACCGGAACCTTCAGCAATGCCTTTAATCATCCGGTGTATTACGGATCAAATGGACAATTGCAAAGCTCGGTTACGACTAATAATGTCACGGGTGTTGTTACACCGGTGACATCTTCTACTTTTGGTCAGTTCAACGCTGGTCAGACGGCAGGCATGTCGCGCATTATTCGTGTTGGAGCTGAGTTTATCTTCTAA